The proteins below are encoded in one region of Campylobacter rectus:
- a CDS encoding GatB/YqeY domain-containing protein: MTIREKILDDIKTAMKEKDNFRRDTLRLINSVIKQVEVDERAEMTDEKVLPILQTQIKRRMDSIEQYKKGGRDDLAQNEQKEIDIINGYLPKQLSADELEAEIKEVIASLGEGANIGAVMKAAKEKIGARSDGKSISECAKRLLG, from the coding sequence ATGACCATCAGAGAGAAAATTTTAGACGACATCAAGACGGCGATGAAAGAAAAAGATAACTTTCGCCGCGACACGCTAAGGCTCATAAACTCCGTCATCAAGCAAGTCGAAGTCGATGAGCGCGCCGAGATGACCGACGAAAAGGTGCTACCGATCCTGCAAACCCAGATCAAACGCCGTATGGACTCGATCGAACAGTATAAAAAGGGCGGCAGGGACGATCTGGCGCAAAACGAGCAAAAAGAGATCGACATCATAAACGGCTATTTGCCCAAACAACTAAGCGCGGACGAACTAGAAGCCGAGATAAAAGAGGTCATCGCCAGCCTTGGCGAGGGTGCAAATATCGGTGCGGTGATGAAAGCGGCAAAAGAAAAAATCGGCGCCAGAAGCGACGGCAAGAGCATAAGCGAGTGTGCAAAAAGG